The following proteins are co-located in the Telopea speciosissima isolate NSW1024214 ecotype Mountain lineage chromosome 9, Tspe_v1, whole genome shotgun sequence genome:
- the LOC122639204 gene encoding transcription initiation factor TFIID subunit 8-like: MSRNDEGETRAPSLFRVAISKVAVAQICQSVGFTGSQHSALEALSDIATKYLEALAKSASSNANSSGRTECNLFDVIHAIEDMNSGQGFRGASDVKKSLLDSAIIRDVMSFVSWVDEIPFAKPIPRSNAGKRSHISRCLSEPRKSYYQNSEFSHIPPWLPAFPDPSTYKNGEVRVRREEERGGNEEENDCETNRVVDVERCGLEKGNDGEEKEKRILPAERPKVRFKMELAIGHDICRRRRH, translated from the coding sequence ATGAGCAGAAACGATGAAGGAGAAACCAGAGCTCCCTCTCTCTTCAGGGTGGCCATATCGAAGGTTGCAGTTGCTCAGATTTGCCAATCTGTAGGATTCACCGGCTCTCAACACTCAGCCCTCGAAGCTCTCTCAGATATAGCAACCAAGTACCTGGAAGCCCTAGCGAAATCCGCTTCATCAAATGCTAACTCCAGTGGTAGAACCGAATGCAATCTCTTCGATGTGATTCACGCGATTGAGGATATGAACTCAGGGCAAGGCTTTCGTGGCGCTTCGGATGTTAAGAaatccctattagattctgcaaTTATAAGGGATGTCATGAGTTTCGTGAGTTGGGTCGATGAGATCCCCTTCGCGAAGCCAATCCCTCGCTCCAATGCTGGGAAAAGATCACATATTTCGCGATGTTTGAGTGAACCCAGAAAAAGTTATTATCAAAACAGTGAGTTCTCTCACATTCCGCCATGGTTACCGGCGTTTCCCGATCCGAGTACGTACAAGAACGGTGAAGTTCGGGTtcgaagagaagaggaaagaggtgGCAATGAAGAAGAGAACGATTGTGAAACTAATCGAGTTGTTGATGTTGAGCGGTGTGGTTTAGAGAAGGGGAATGAtggggaggagaaggagaagaggattTTGCCGGCTGAGAGGCCGAAGGTGAGATTCAAAATGGAATTAGCGATCGGGCATGATATTTGCAGAAGAAGACGGCATTGA